In Ammoniphilus sp. CFH 90114, a genomic segment contains:
- a CDS encoding FadR/GntR family transcriptional regulator, giving the protein MFDGFKTERKSISEEVVYYIRDLIHQGRFSSGEKIPGERELAQKINVSRNTIREAYKILAAQGYLTIKHGQGVFVSDEETYRKNFASSFFVKHDDVVELFAIRKVLETQAVAWAVDSDCTPGQIAGLESILADARQAAQSHDYDEVSRLDLKFHLSLVRMSDNSILHRIMMNLIDLLSEVRTQSVEIPGRCEQSLLEHSRIIEAIKQNNKELAVQNMLNHLESVQKSILIHQKGSEAVSIHKGNEMMS; this is encoded by the coding sequence ATGTTTGATGGGTTCAAGACGGAGCGCAAGAGTATATCGGAGGAGGTTGTGTATTATATCCGGGACTTAATCCATCAGGGCAGGTTCAGCTCTGGAGAGAAGATTCCAGGTGAGAGAGAGCTAGCTCAAAAAATTAATGTAAGCAGGAATACGATTAGGGAAGCTTATAAAATTCTTGCGGCCCAGGGTTACTTAACCATTAAGCATGGCCAAGGAGTTTTTGTCTCGGATGAAGAAACATACAGAAAAAATTTTGCCTCTTCCTTTTTTGTCAAGCATGACGACGTTGTGGAGCTTTTTGCGATACGTAAGGTATTAGAGACGCAGGCCGTAGCTTGGGCAGTGGATAGTGATTGTACACCTGGGCAAATTGCAGGACTAGAAAGTATCTTGGCGGATGCAAGGCAAGCTGCCCAGTCCCATGACTATGATGAAGTATCTCGACTAGACCTCAAGTTTCATCTCTCCCTTGTACGCATGTCAGATAATTCCATTCTCCATCGCATTATGATGAATCTTATTGATCTACTATCTGAGGTAAGAACACAATCGGTCGAGATCCCAGGACGTTGTGAACAATCTTTATTAGAACACAGTCGAATTATTGAAGCTATTAAACAGAATAATAAAGAATTGGCCGTCCAAAACATGCTGAACCATCTAGAAAGTGTGCAAAAATCGATCTTAATTCATCAAAAAGGAAGCGAAGCTGTTTCTATTCATAAAGGAAACGAAATGATGTCCTAA
- a CDS encoding UxaA family hydrolase → MTHKFLVHHAIDHVGVAVEDIKKGEKVEGVIMENNATVTVESKSDIPLGHKIALTSLKKGDKVIEYRVQIGVTTQDIAPGDYVHTHNLKTARWDYKKKA, encoded by the coding sequence ATGACTCATAAATTTCTTGTTCATCATGCGATTGATCATGTAGGTGTCGCAGTTGAAGACATTAAGAAGGGGGAAAAGGTGGAAGGGGTAATCATGGAGAATAATGCCACGGTCACTGTGGAGTCGAAAAGCGATATCCCTCTCGGCCATAAGATTGCCTTGACTAGCTTAAAAAAAGGAGACAAAGTCATTGAGTACCGTGTTCAAATAGGAGTAACAACACAAGACATTGCTCCCGGTGATTATGTGCATACCCATAACCTAAAAACAGCTCGATGGGATTATAAAAAGAAAGCTTAG
- a CDS encoding selenium metabolism-associated LysR family transcriptional regulator, which produces MMNLDHLKVFYMAAIKKNFSETAKTLHLSQPTVSLQIQQLESVLDTKLFERTTKNIKLTKPGALLFQYAERIIQLEHEAIKEIALLSDSIQGNLHIGASLTIGESILPYIIGKYSKEYQGVSLNLEIFNSTQIIQWLKQHKIDLGFIESPIHDSELVHIPFMEDELVVISSTKDVHPLIGDKEVISPEELFALPLILREPGSGTRQVMEESLRKHKLNPSHLNIVLELGNTESIKASVESGMALSIISHSSIQKELLLGTLRKIRIEGITILRYFYAVYDKHKRNSLVEETFLDFLFQTHNPSSFSKSQIEYLI; this is translated from the coding sequence ATGATGAACCTAGACCATTTGAAAGTCTTTTACATGGCAGCCATAAAGAAAAATTTTTCTGAAACAGCAAAAACACTTCACTTATCACAGCCTACGGTTAGCTTACAGATTCAGCAACTTGAATCCGTATTAGATACTAAATTATTTGAGAGAACAACGAAGAACATCAAACTTACAAAGCCTGGTGCTCTACTCTTTCAATATGCCGAACGGATTATTCAACTAGAACATGAAGCAATTAAGGAGATCGCCCTTCTGTCTGATTCCATTCAAGGAAATTTACATATTGGAGCAAGTCTCACGATCGGTGAATCCATATTGCCCTACATCATAGGGAAATATAGTAAAGAATACCAAGGAGTATCTCTTAATCTGGAGATTTTTAACTCTACCCAAATCATCCAATGGCTCAAACAACATAAAATTGACTTAGGGTTTATAGAGTCCCCTATCCACGATTCTGAATTGGTCCATATCCCTTTTATGGAAGACGAACTAGTTGTCATTTCTTCCACGAAGGATGTTCATCCCCTCATTGGCGATAAAGAGGTCATTAGTCCGGAAGAACTGTTTGCTTTGCCTTTGATTTTAAGGGAACCTGGGTCTGGTACACGTCAAGTCATGGAAGAAAGCTTAAGAAAGCATAAACTGAACCCGAGCCATCTTAATATCGTTCTAGAACTCGGAAACACGGAATCCATCAAGGCTTCTGTTGAATCTGGGATGGCACTATCCATTATTTCACATTCTTCTATTCAGAAGGAACTCCTGTTAGGAACCTTACGAAAGATTCGTATAGAAGGAATCACGATTCTTCGATACTTCTATGCTGTATACGATAAACACAAACGGAATTCTTTAGTCGAGGAAACATTTCTAGACTTTTTATTTCAAACACATAACCCTTCTAGCTTTTCTAAGTCACAGATTGAGTATTTGATATAG
- a CDS encoding hydroxyacid dehydrogenase → MKVLITEMIWPVGIDLLSQYASVEYDPTLWKNREALLNKVQDVDALIVRNQTVVDDQLLQSGKKLKVVGRLGVGLDNIDLKIAKLLKIDVVYGRNANAISVAEYVMSFMLQANRSLFHANQDVKKGNWDRMRFTGSEVYGKTLGLVGMGEIAHRVAKRASAFGMHVIGYDPFMTPYDFPSAETGIQTVSFERLLTESDFISIHVPLTRDTQSMFSTAQFQSMKHSSYLINTARGAIIDEAALVQAVQSGEIAGACLDVLETEPIQQDNPLLSCDNIVLTPHIAGLTEESQIRTSMLVAEEVIKILQGQSPLCVVR, encoded by the coding sequence ATGAAGGTACTTATTACCGAAATGATCTGGCCAGTAGGAATTGATCTCCTATCCCAATATGCTAGTGTGGAATATGATCCTACCTTGTGGAAGAATCGTGAGGCGTTACTTAATAAGGTACAAGATGTCGATGCTCTTATTGTTAGGAACCAGACAGTCGTAGACGATCAATTGCTGCAGTCAGGAAAAAAATTGAAAGTAGTAGGCCGTTTAGGAGTAGGACTGGATAATATTGATTTAAAGATAGCTAAACTCTTAAAGATTGATGTGGTGTATGGTAGAAATGCTAATGCCATCTCCGTTGCGGAGTATGTGATGTCCTTTATGCTCCAGGCTAATCGCTCGTTGTTCCATGCTAACCAAGACGTGAAAAAAGGAAACTGGGACCGCATGCGGTTTACTGGATCAGAGGTGTATGGAAAAACACTAGGTTTGGTGGGTATGGGAGAAATTGCCCATCGCGTGGCCAAAAGAGCCTCTGCCTTTGGAATGCATGTTATCGGGTATGACCCGTTTATGACCCCTTATGATTTTCCGTCAGCAGAGACAGGTATTCAAACCGTGTCTTTTGAACGTTTGCTAACCGAATCAGATTTTATCAGCATCCACGTTCCGTTGACACGAGATACTCAATCGATGTTTTCAACAGCCCAATTTCAATCCATGAAGCATTCCTCCTATCTAATCAACACAGCAAGAGGTGCCATTATTGATGAAGCCGCTCTGGTCCAAGCTGTCCAATCTGGTGAAATAGCAGGGGCTTGCCTTGATGTACTGGAGACTGAGCCGATACAACAAGACAACCCGCTTTTATCTTGTGACAATATCGTACTTACTCCTCATATTGCTGGTTTAACAGAAGAATCTCAAATTAGAACCTCTATGTTAGTTGCAGAAGAAGTCATTAAAATATTGCAAGGACAATCTCCTCTTTGTGTCGTGCGTTAA
- a CDS encoding Ldh family oxidoreductase — protein MSLYNQLDLKIFCQRVFERLGVESEQAYTAADALVRANLEGVDSHGISRLAIYAKRMKEGRIQAAAQMTVEKKGESVLLVDGDHGLGQIVASYAVKKGMELAKQTGLAAVAVKKSNHFGTASYYCQMACEQGFGMMAFTNSPPGIPPWGGKKAFFGTNPIAFGFPTRSDTPVIIDMSTSVVARGKIILAAKQGQPIPKGWAINEHGEQTEDAEQALRGAVLPLGGAKGYALALAIEILTGVLSGAAFGPHVKNMYEEHPDKSNIGHLFILFDISKFMDLEYFTHLLEQFLEEVKSVPLAEGVDEIFYPGERRAREYKNRLLQGISLSEEVERELYALGESLDLRFPAAMTS, from the coding sequence ATGTCTTTATATAACCAGTTAGATTTGAAGATTTTTTGTCAACGTGTGTTTGAACGGTTAGGGGTGGAGTCTGAGCAAGCTTATACGGCGGCAGATGCCCTGGTTCGAGCGAACCTAGAAGGGGTAGATAGTCATGGTATTAGTAGATTGGCTATTTATGCCAAAAGAATGAAGGAAGGAAGAATCCAAGCCGCTGCACAAATGACCGTGGAGAAAAAAGGAGAGTCCGTACTTTTAGTAGATGGTGATCATGGTTTAGGGCAAATTGTAGCCTCTTACGCTGTAAAAAAAGGCATGGAACTAGCTAAGCAAACGGGACTGGCAGCTGTAGCTGTAAAAAAAAGCAATCACTTTGGAACGGCCTCTTATTACTGTCAGATGGCCTGTGAACAAGGGTTTGGCATGATGGCTTTTACGAATTCCCCACCTGGTATTCCTCCATGGGGAGGAAAAAAAGCTTTTTTTGGCACCAATCCCATTGCCTTTGGGTTTCCAACCAGGTCGGATACTCCCGTGATTATTGATATGTCCACGAGTGTTGTTGCCCGGGGGAAAATTATACTGGCAGCCAAACAAGGCCAACCCATCCCAAAAGGCTGGGCGATTAATGAGCATGGTGAACAAACCGAAGATGCTGAACAAGCCTTGCGAGGAGCCGTTTTACCCCTGGGCGGGGCTAAGGGATATGCCCTTGCTCTTGCAATCGAAATTTTAACAGGGGTTCTTTCTGGAGCAGCTTTTGGACCTCATGTCAAGAACATGTATGAGGAACATCCGGATAAATCAAACATAGGACATTTATTTATATTATTTGATATTAGCAAATTTATGGATCTTGAGTACTTTACACATCTTTTGGAGCAATTTTTGGAAGAAGTGAAAAGTGTGCCGTTAGCGGAAGGAGTGGACGAAATTTTTTATCCTGGTGAGAGGAGAGCAAGAGAATACAAAAACCGTCTATTGCAAGGAATATCACTTTCTGAAGAAGTAGAAAGAGAACTATACGCTCTAGGGGAGTCACTGGATTTAAGATTTCCGGCAGCTATGACTTCATAG
- the adh gene encoding aldehyde dehydrogenase has product MIYAQPGQLGSKVTFKNQYHNFIGGKWVAPVEGQYFENVSPVNGKVFCEVARSTSADIDLALDAAHEAKEKWGATSVAERASILNQIADRMQENLEMLAVAETWDNGKPIRETLAADIPLAIDHFRYFGGCIRAQEGSLAEIDSNTVAYHIHEPLGVVGQIIPWNFPILMAAWKLAPALAAGNCVVLKPAEQTPTSILVLAELIQDLLPPGVLNIVNGFGLEAGKPLATSDRIAKIAFTGETTTGRLIMQYASQNIIPVTLELGGKSPNIFFEDVCAKDDAFFNKAIEGFVLFALNQGEVCTCPSRAIIQESIYDQFMERALKRVASIKQGNPLDTDTMIGAQTSTEQMDKILTYMDIGRQEGAQCLIGGARAELSGELAGGYYIQPTVFKGHNKMRIFQEEIFGPVVSATTFKDKEEALTIANDTLYGLGAGVWTRDMNTAYRMGRAIQAGRVWTNCYHAYPAHAAFGGYKMSGIGRETHKMMLSHYQQTKNLLVSYSPDALGFF; this is encoded by the coding sequence ATGATTTATGCACAGCCAGGCCAGTTAGGATCTAAGGTTACATTTAAAAACCAGTATCACAATTTTATTGGCGGGAAATGGGTGGCTCCGGTAGAGGGTCAATATTTTGAAAACGTTTCCCCTGTAAATGGAAAAGTTTTTTGTGAAGTAGCAAGATCTACTTCTGCAGACATCGATCTTGCTTTAGATGCAGCACATGAAGCGAAGGAAAAGTGGGGAGCAACCTCTGTTGCAGAGAGAGCTTCGATTCTAAATCAAATTGCTGACCGTATGCAAGAAAATTTAGAAATGTTAGCGGTTGCGGAAACGTGGGATAACGGAAAACCGATTCGGGAAACTCTTGCGGCAGATATACCGCTTGCCATTGATCATTTCAGATATTTCGGGGGTTGCATTCGTGCCCAAGAAGGTTCTCTAGCTGAAATTGATAGCAATACTGTAGCTTATCATATTCATGAACCACTAGGCGTAGTTGGACAAATTATTCCTTGGAATTTCCCGATTCTCATGGCTGCGTGGAAATTAGCTCCTGCACTGGCTGCAGGCAATTGTGTCGTGTTGAAACCTGCTGAACAAACTCCGACGTCCATATTAGTCCTTGCTGAGCTCATTCAAGACCTACTTCCTCCAGGTGTATTGAACATCGTAAATGGATTTGGATTAGAGGCAGGAAAGCCCTTAGCGACAAGTGATCGAATTGCAAAAATTGCATTTACAGGAGAAACAACGACGGGTCGCTTAATTATGCAGTATGCTTCTCAGAATATTATTCCTGTCACGCTTGAGTTAGGCGGCAAGTCCCCTAATATTTTCTTTGAGGATGTTTGTGCGAAGGATGATGCCTTTTTCAATAAGGCTATTGAAGGATTTGTGTTGTTTGCTCTTAATCAAGGAGAAGTTTGCACGTGCCCATCACGCGCCATCATTCAGGAATCCATCTACGATCAGTTTATGGAGAGGGCGCTTAAGCGGGTAGCAAGTATTAAACAAGGCAATCCGCTAGACACAGACACCATGATTGGAGCACAAACTTCTACGGAGCAAATGGATAAAATTCTTACATATATGGATATTGGCCGTCAAGAAGGTGCGCAATGTCTTATTGGCGGGGCTAGAGCTGAATTGTCTGGGGAGCTTGCAGGAGGCTACTATATTCAGCCAACGGTGTTTAAAGGACATAACAAGATGCGAATTTTCCAAGAGGAGATTTTTGGACCTGTTGTATCCGCGACTACATTTAAAGATAAAGAAGAAGCACTGACTATTGCCAATGATACCCTTTATGGCTTAGGAGCTGGGGTTTGGACGCGGGATATGAATACAGCCTATCGTATGGGGCGGGCCATCCAAGCCGGACGGGTTTGGACAAACTGCTACCATGCTTATCCAGCCCATGCCGCTTTTGGAGGGTATAAGATGTCCGGTATCGGAAGAGAGACCCATAAGATGATGCTAAGCCACTATCAACAGACAAAGAATTTATTAGTAAGCTACAGTCCTGATGCTCTTGGCTTCTTTTAA
- a CDS encoding DUF4242 domain-containing protein, whose translation MPKYIIERKLANAGKLGAGDLCSISQKSVGVLQELGPEIQWVNSYVTDDTIFCVYIAPNAQLIKEHAERGGFPADQVLEVRNIIDPTTAELK comes from the coding sequence ATGCCAAAGTATATTATTGAACGCAAACTTGCAAATGCTGGAAAATTAGGTGCTGGAGACCTGTGTTCGATTTCCCAAAAATCCGTTGGGGTACTTCAAGAGCTCGGTCCGGAAATCCAATGGGTGAACAGCTACGTTACAGACGACACTATTTTTTGTGTATATATTGCCCCCAATGCTCAATTGATTAAGGAACATGCAGAACGTGGCGGGTTCCCTGCAGATCAGGTGTTAGAAGTACGCAATATTATTGACCCAACAACCGCAGAGTTAAAATAA
- a CDS encoding iron-containing alcohol dehydrogenase, whose product MQEQVFGFYMPSVNLMGVGAAKQVGERIKLLGGKKALIVTDAGLYKFGVADQIAGYIKEAGVDVAIFPGAEPNPTDKNVEAGLSALQTEGCDVIVSLGGGSSHDCAKGVALVAANGGAIHEYEGVDRSEKPMIPMIAINTTSGTASEITRFCIITDTSRSVKMAIVDKHVTPAISINDPLLTVKKPPALTAATGMDALTHAVEAYVSTAATPITDACALKAIRLVSQYLRAAVSNGEDIEARDKMSYAQLLAGMAFNNASLGYVHAIAHQFGGFYNLPHGVCNAILLPHVERFNLISKPERFVDIAVALGEDVSGLSTRAAAEKALEAIVTLARDVNIPSGFAELGAKEEDIPLLAENAMKDACSFTNPRKATLDDVQAMIRAAF is encoded by the coding sequence ATGCAAGAGCAAGTATTCGGATTTTATATGCCAAGTGTCAATCTTATGGGTGTGGGCGCCGCAAAGCAAGTGGGAGAAAGAATCAAGCTTTTAGGAGGAAAGAAAGCATTAATCGTCACGGATGCAGGCCTATATAAATTTGGTGTCGCTGATCAAATTGCTGGATACATAAAGGAAGCTGGAGTAGATGTAGCTATTTTCCCTGGAGCTGAGCCGAATCCTACGGATAAGAACGTTGAAGCTGGGTTGAGTGCATTACAAACTGAAGGTTGTGATGTCATTGTATCTCTAGGTGGAGGAAGCTCCCATGATTGTGCAAAAGGCGTAGCGCTTGTGGCTGCAAACGGCGGTGCTATTCACGAATATGAAGGGGTTGATCGCTCCGAAAAACCTATGATTCCAATGATTGCTATTAATACGACGTCAGGAACGGCAAGTGAAATCACCCGTTTTTGCATCATTACAGATACCTCACGCTCGGTAAAGATGGCCATTGTAGACAAGCATGTGACGCCTGCTATTTCGATCAACGATCCTTTGTTAACGGTGAAAAAACCGCCTGCTTTAACCGCAGCAACCGGGATGGACGCTTTGACCCATGCAGTTGAAGCTTATGTTTCGACAGCTGCAACTCCGATAACAGATGCATGTGCCCTCAAAGCCATCCGTCTCGTAAGCCAATATTTACGTGCTGCTGTTTCGAACGGGGAAGACATCGAGGCGCGTGATAAGATGTCTTATGCACAACTACTAGCTGGAATGGCGTTTAACAATGCCTCCCTAGGATATGTGCATGCGATTGCCCATCAATTTGGTGGATTCTACAATCTTCCGCATGGGGTGTGCAATGCGATTTTGTTGCCGCATGTAGAGAGATTCAATCTAATTTCTAAACCAGAACGCTTCGTCGACATCGCAGTGGCCTTAGGGGAAGATGTAAGCGGATTATCGACTCGTGCTGCTGCAGAGAAAGCATTAGAAGCGATTGTTACACTTGCTCGCGATGTCAATATTCCAAGCGGATTTGCTGAGCTAGGCGCTAAAGAAGAGGACATCCCTCTATTAGCGGAAAATGCTATGAAGGATGCTTGCTCCTTTACCAACCCTAGAAAAGCAACTCTTGACGATGTTCAAGCGATGATACGCGCGGCATTTTAA
- a CDS encoding DUF1507 family protein, with translation MENMRDLQDSVIEQLEHDINKIMMLMEKMNGHLNQQDPLYEDLLNTQLFGLSRVVDFLVRLKLLSRIEGKSIMNNLEITISKSHETFKVS, from the coding sequence ATGGAAAATATGAGGGATCTACAAGATTCTGTGATCGAACAATTGGAGCACGACATCAATAAGATCATGATGTTGATGGAAAAAATGAATGGTCATTTGAACCAGCAGGATCCGTTATATGAGGATCTCTTGAACACTCAATTGTTTGGCCTATCCCGCGTGGTTGATTTTTTAGTTCGATTGAAGCTGTTAAGCCGTATAGAGGGAAAGTCCATTATGAATAACTTGGAAATTACAATTAGTAAAAGCCACGAGACCTTCAAGGTTTCATAA
- a CDS encoding sigma-54-dependent Fis family transcriptional regulator: MREYYDRYAELLHYSSPILEDMFQDIAGTEFLVLVATPDGYVINSMGNPTFLQEVDRVALCRGANWLEKYKGTNAIGTAITEKKPVVVHGRHHYCRDNHFLTCTASPIFGPSGELLGVLNMSSYKHDFHPYSLGLVKRAAQTIEQALYIADMKKGQKEHSWSGDLDFIYDHHPSSLITVSEEGIITRMNFSASKIVGSKKVGESVAAVFEQLDTSSSELAKDRKLRFKNHIFTTHIVSGSQDGRSQFILRGEKMGQHGELTNRYSFQDILCDDPKMKETIEMARKVALLDINVMLSGESGTGKELFSQSLHGASLRSDKPFIAINCSAIPESLLESELFGYEKGAFTGAKSGGQAGKFEAADEGTLFLDEIGDMPLAAQATLLRVIQERCVTRIGGISPRPVNVRIIAATHKDLLKEIEAGRFRADLYYRLNGFTLKLPALRERSDLLLLAEHVLSHLPFAKTVPILSEEAKSFIQAYDWPGNFRQLQNVLQQAALLADSGQIQRDLLASLCPSSVTIEEESVPEPKPEKAQEENEAAALRSLKWNEATCIKQTLDQVNGNISQAAKLLNIGRNTLYRKLRTYNISL, from the coding sequence ATGCGAGAGTACTATGATCGGTATGCTGAACTTTTACACTATTCCTCTCCCATTTTGGAAGACATGTTTCAAGATATAGCTGGGACTGAGTTTTTGGTATTGGTAGCAACCCCAGATGGATATGTGATCAATAGCATGGGGAATCCTACCTTTTTGCAAGAGGTGGATCGCGTGGCGCTGTGCAGGGGTGCCAATTGGCTGGAAAAATATAAAGGTACTAATGCCATCGGCACTGCCATTACCGAAAAGAAACCGGTCGTTGTCCATGGGAGGCACCATTACTGTAGGGATAATCATTTTCTCACGTGCACGGCAAGTCCAATATTTGGGCCTTCAGGGGAGCTCCTTGGCGTTCTTAATATGAGCAGTTATAAGCATGATTTTCACCCCTATTCGCTTGGGCTCGTGAAGCGGGCGGCCCAAACAATAGAACAGGCCCTCTACATTGCGGACATGAAAAAGGGACAGAAAGAACATTCTTGGAGCGGGGACCTAGATTTTATATACGATCACCATCCTTCGTCCCTCATTACTGTCAGTGAAGAAGGAATCATTACGCGGATGAACTTCTCGGCTTCGAAAATTGTGGGATCTAAGAAAGTGGGGGAGTCGGTTGCAGCTGTATTTGAACAATTGGACACCTCTAGTTCAGAATTAGCCAAAGATCGGAAACTAAGATTTAAGAATCATATATTTACAACCCATATTGTAAGTGGCAGTCAAGACGGAAGAAGTCAATTCATCCTACGCGGGGAAAAGATGGGACAGCATGGAGAGCTTACGAATCGATATTCTTTTCAGGATATTCTTTGCGATGACCCTAAAATGAAGGAAACCATTGAGATGGCAAGAAAAGTAGCCCTTCTTGATATCAACGTAATGTTGTCGGGTGAAAGCGGAACGGGCAAAGAGCTGTTTTCTCAATCACTGCACGGGGCGAGCCTTCGAAGCGATAAGCCGTTTATTGCGATCAACTGCAGCGCGATCCCAGAAAGCTTGCTCGAGAGCGAATTGTTCGGTTATGAAAAAGGGGCATTTACCGGGGCAAAAAGCGGGGGACAAGCTGGTAAGTTTGAAGCGGCCGATGAGGGAACCTTGTTTCTGGATGAAATTGGGGATATGCCATTAGCCGCACAAGCAACCTTGCTCCGTGTGATTCAAGAGCGATGCGTAACTCGAATTGGAGGTATTAGCCCGCGACCAGTTAACGTAAGGATCATTGCGGCCACCCACAAGGACTTGCTCAAAGAAATTGAAGCTGGAAGGTTCCGTGCGGACTTGTACTATCGTCTGAATGGATTTACCTTAAAGCTCCCTGCTCTAAGGGAGCGCTCAGATCTTCTTCTGTTAGCTGAACATGTACTTTCTCATTTACCTTTTGCCAAAACGGTTCCGATATTAAGCGAGGAGGCTAAGTCCTTCATTCAAGCCTATGATTGGCCAGGAAACTTCCGCCAGCTTCAGAATGTGCTGCAACAGGCAGCACTTCTTGCAGATTCGGGACAGATCCAAAGAGACTTGTTGGCTTCACTATGCCCGTCTTCTGTTACTATAGAGGAAGAGTCAGTTCCTGAGCCCAAACCTGAAAAGGCACAAGAGGAGAATGAGGCTGCTGCTTTAAGAAGCTTGAAGTGGAATGAGGCGACTTGCATCAAACAGACGCTAGATCAAGTAAATGGAAACATTAGCCAAGCAGCCAAGCTGTTAAATATTGGACGCAACACGCTTTACCGAAAGCTAAGGACTTACAATATATCACTTTAA
- a CDS encoding sigma-54 dependent transcriptional regulator, giving the protein MSEKRILIVDDEMEVTSFFRYFFEGKNCKVAVANSGREVDHLLHSSPLPFHLALIDMKLPDTNGLELLRTIKEKFPSCEVLIMTGYSTVKTAVQAIQAGAKDYLEKPFDDLDNLETIIDSLLQQTSQQEKDLRSTAGQYGIIYAPGGPMDTVLSMASKLAKKAINILIIGETGTGKELMARFIHESSLRSQHPFVGINCGAVPQALLESELFGHEKGAFTGAGKTRKGYFELANHGTLFLDEIGEAPLDIQVKLLRVLETGEFMRVGGEDILKSNIRVISATHRHLEHEIEKNRFRSDLLYRLEGVKLEIPPLRERPEDIPLIANYYLQRKFDGQCEISDEAITMLKNCPWPGNVRQLINVLNQTVAIHECSIIKATHLHGRLKEMPTSPVTEEKLALEEYIRREKEKFIHGIVESIGSLEDIEFNELMKQMKDLEAQVGRRIILKGLNEVQGNRKLLSEKLDITPRILRYILNEK; this is encoded by the coding sequence GCGAGGTCGATCACCTGCTTCATAGCTCTCCCCTGCCCTTTCATTTGGCTTTAATCGACATGAAGTTGCCGGATACGAACGGGTTAGAGCTTCTCCGTACCATTAAGGAGAAGTTTCCAAGCTGTGAAGTTCTTATTATGACCGGCTACAGTACAGTAAAGACTGCCGTGCAGGCCATCCAGGCGGGTGCTAAGGATTATTTAGAGAAGCCCTTTGACGACCTAGACAACCTAGAAACTATTATCGATTCCCTCCTTCAGCAAACCTCGCAACAGGAAAAGGACCTGCGCAGTACGGCAGGACAATATGGCATTATCTACGCACCAGGAGGACCAATGGATACCGTCCTCTCCATGGCAAGCAAATTGGCTAAGAAAGCCATCAATATCCTTATTATAGGTGAGACAGGGACCGGAAAGGAGCTCATGGCGCGGTTCATCCATGAGTCCAGTCTCAGGTCACAGCATCCTTTTGTCGGCATCAATTGCGGCGCCGTTCCTCAGGCTCTGCTGGAGAGCGAGCTCTTTGGTCATGAAAAAGGGGCCTTCACAGGGGCTGGGAAAACAAGAAAAGGCTATTTCGAACTGGCCAATCACGGGACGCTGTTTCTCGATGAAATTGGAGAAGCTCCTCTAGATATCCAAGTTAAATTACTTCGTGTACTTGAAACAGGTGAATTTATGCGGGTAGGAGGAGAAGACATCTTGAAATCGAATATTCGTGTCATTTCTGCTACCCACCGACATCTTGAACACGAAATAGAAAAGAATAGATTCCGCTCAGATCTCCTTTATCGCTTAGAAGGGGTCAAGCTCGAGATCCCTCCCCTTCGTGAGCGACCTGAGGACATCCCGTTAATTGCTAATTATTATCTACAAAGAAAATTCGATGGACAATGTGAAATTTCGGATGAGGCTATTACCATGCTGAAAAACTGCCCCTGGCCGGGGAATGTCCGTCAATTAATCAACGTCCTAAATCAAACCGTAGCCATTCATGAATGCTCAATAATTAAAGCGACCCATTTACACGGAAGATTGAAAGAGATGCCAACTTCTCCCGTTACCGAGGAGAAGCTGGCTCTAGAAGAGTATATCCGACGCGAAAAGGAAAAGTTTATCCATGGGATTGTTGAATCCATTGGCTCCCTCGAAGATATAGAGTTCAATGAGTTAATGAAGCAAATGAAAGACCTGGAAGCACAGGTTGGTAGGCGCATCATCCTAAAAGGACTAAACGAAGTACAAGGTAATCGAAAATTGTTAAGTGAGAAGCTCGATATTACACCGAGGATTCTCCGCTACATCCTGAACGAAAAATAA